The following proteins are encoded in a genomic region of Ornithinibacillus sp. 4-3:
- a CDS encoding aspartate aminotransferase family protein — protein METKTIEKAQEKYEELAGIDKKHFMHPTTSFKQHQEQGPGFIFTEGKGVYLKDIRGKQVIDGLSSLWNVNIGHGREELGLAAMEQMKKLAFSSTFATNSHEPAIKLAEKVAQMTPGDLTMTFFTSGGSEANDTAFKTARYYWQLKGKYEKKKIISRKKSYHGISMGATSATGLPAFREFPSLSPDFHYVDSSIESLKEMIALQGAETIAAFISEPVQGSGGVNMPPENYFKEVREICDENDILFITDEVITGFGRTGTNFGIENFGVVPDMMVIAKGISSGYAPLGGMVISEKLKNELIELSDGVYMHGYTYSGHPMCCAVALKNLEIIEEENLIENVRNMGAEFQKGFKWLEERHEEIGNIRGIGLLRAFEILKDKEKNIRYSEPVSVKVVEEALKLGLLGRSIIYEGQDTLAFAPPFCINREEVETIISIIDKSLTKVKKKGLK, from the coding sequence ATGGAAACGAAAACGATTGAGAAGGCACAAGAAAAATATGAGGAATTGGCGGGCATTGACAAGAAGCATTTTATGCATCCAACGACCTCATTCAAACAACATCAAGAACAGGGACCCGGCTTTATTTTTACGGAGGGTAAAGGAGTTTACTTAAAAGATATTAGAGGAAAACAGGTGATTGATGGCTTATCGTCTTTATGGAATGTTAATATCGGTCACGGTCGAGAGGAACTCGGGTTAGCGGCAATGGAACAAATGAAGAAATTAGCATTCAGTTCAACATTTGCAACGAATAGTCATGAACCTGCAATTAAGCTGGCTGAAAAGGTAGCACAAATGACACCAGGAGATTTGACAATGACTTTCTTTACTTCAGGTGGATCAGAGGCCAATGATACAGCATTTAAAACAGCACGCTATTATTGGCAATTAAAAGGAAAATATGAGAAGAAAAAGATTATTTCCCGTAAAAAATCGTATCATGGAATATCCATGGGAGCTACGAGTGCAACAGGCTTGCCTGCATTCAGAGAATTTCCTTCCTTATCACCAGATTTTCACTATGTCGATTCTTCCATTGAATCACTAAAGGAAATGATAGCACTTCAAGGGGCAGAGACGATTGCCGCTTTTATTTCAGAGCCTGTACAGGGATCAGGTGGTGTCAATATGCCGCCAGAAAATTACTTTAAAGAGGTTAGGGAAATATGTGATGAAAATGACATTCTGTTCATTACAGATGAAGTTATAACAGGTTTTGGCAGAACAGGAACCAACTTCGGAATAGAGAATTTCGGTGTCGTTCCAGATATGATGGTGATCGCTAAAGGGATTTCAAGTGGTTATGCTCCTCTAGGTGGGATGGTCATTTCAGAGAAGCTTAAAAATGAACTAATTGAGTTATCAGATGGTGTTTATATGCACGGATACACTTATAGTGGTCATCCAATGTGCTGTGCAGTTGCATTGAAGAATTTAGAAATCATTGAAGAAGAAAATTTAATCGAAAATGTGCGCAATATGGGAGCAGAATTTCAAAAAGGATTCAAATGGTTGGAAGAGCGTCATGAGGAGATTGGTAATATAAGAGGCATTGGATTGCTGAGAGCTTTTGAAATCTTAAAAGATAAAGAAAAGAATATACGCTACTCTGAGCCAGTATCCGTTAAAGTAGTTGAAGAAGCGTTGAAACTTGGCTTGTTAGGCAGAAGTATTATTTATGAAGGACAGGATACACTAGCCTTCGCTCCACCATTCTGTATTAATAGGGAAGAAGTGGAAACGATCATTTCAATTATTGATAAATCCTTAACCAAGGTTAAAAAGAAAGGGCTTAAATAA
- a CDS encoding M24 family metallopeptidase → MVFKKSEFVQRLNKTKESMQKLGIDVLLTTNPANMNYLSGYDGYSYYVEQGVIVILDQEEPIWVGRRMDVNGAKLTTWIQENNIKGYSDDYVQSSTKHPMNFFADILKELDCDKKRIGFEMNQEFFSHRAYLELEKDLPNATFKDASYLVNHIRMIKSEQEIEHMKIAGRITERAMQTAIDHIEVGVREADVAAKVYQQLISGVDGLAGHYPAIIPLMPSGERTSTPHLSWTDKKYEKNEVVFMELSGCRYRYHAPLARTIFLGQPTHEFEEVSKVVLEGLDIILDFIKPGILCEEVELKWRNAIEKTGLAKESRVGYPIGLGYPPDWGEQTLSFRPGDRTVLEPNMTIHVLPAIWMDEQGFEVSETIRITENGCEPFSNIERALFLK, encoded by the coding sequence ATGGTTTTTAAGAAATCTGAATTCGTCCAACGACTAAATAAGACGAAAGAAAGTATGCAAAAGCTAGGGATTGATGTATTGCTTACTACGAATCCTGCTAATATGAATTATTTGTCAGGCTACGATGGATATTCATATTATGTAGAACAGGGTGTCATTGTAATCCTGGATCAGGAAGAGCCAATTTGGGTGGGCAGAAGAATGGATGTCAATGGTGCCAAATTAACGACTTGGATTCAAGAGAATAATATAAAGGGCTACAGTGACGATTATGTACAATCTTCTACTAAACATCCGATGAACTTTTTTGCGGATATTTTAAAAGAGTTAGATTGTGATAAAAAGCGGATTGGATTTGAAATGAACCAGGAGTTCTTTTCACATCGTGCTTATCTGGAGCTGGAAAAAGATTTACCCAATGCGACATTTAAAGATGCCTCATACCTTGTGAATCATATACGAATGATAAAATCAGAACAAGAAATTGAGCATATGAAGATTGCTGGACGCATAACAGAGAGGGCAATGCAAACAGCTATTGATCATATTGAGGTTGGAGTTAGAGAAGCGGATGTTGCTGCAAAAGTATATCAGCAATTGATTAGTGGTGTAGATGGATTGGCAGGTCATTATCCAGCAATTATCCCCTTGATGCCTTCAGGTGAAAGAACGTCAACACCTCATTTGTCTTGGACAGATAAAAAATATGAGAAAAATGAGGTTGTCTTTATGGAATTATCTGGGTGTAGGTATCGATATCATGCTCCTCTTGCCAGAACTATATTCTTGGGACAACCTACTCATGAATTTGAAGAAGTGTCAAAAGTTGTTTTAGAAGGCCTAGATATTATTTTAGACTTTATTAAACCAGGCATTCTTTGTGAAGAGGTTGAACTAAAATGGAGAAATGCTATTGAAAAAACAGGCTTGGCAAAGGAATCCCGTGTAGGTTATCCAATTGGATTAGGCTATCCACCTGATTGGGGAGAACAGACATTAAGCTTCAGACCAGGTGATCGAACGGTATTGGAACCAAACATGACGATTCATGTCCTACCAGCTATTTGGATGGATGAACAGGGGTTTGAAGTGAGTGAGACGATTAGAATAACGGAAAATGGATGTGAACCTTTTTCAAATATAGAGAGGGCGCTATTTTTGAAATGA
- a CDS encoding transposase: MGTVMALDVSMGKSYKVVYDGQQCLSEGEVIHSQVGFQGLLDEIRTLPDDMMLVFEATGIYSKPVETFCRKNQLHYCLLNPLAAKKQLEQGTLRSWKTDKHDAHKLAQVHQQNIRLKKIQQPSVYHEIRDLSRFYQEVEEDMI, translated from the coding sequence ATGGGAACAGTAATGGCTTTGGATGTTTCGATGGGGAAAAGCTATAAAGTTGTTTACGATGGTCAACAGTGTCTTTCTGAAGGTGAAGTCATTCATAGTCAAGTTGGTTTTCAGGGCCTCCTGGACGAAATTCGTACGCTCCCAGATGATATGATGTTGGTCTTTGAAGCGACGGGTATTTACTCTAAACCAGTAGAAACATTCTGCCGAAAAAATCAGTTGCATTATTGCTTATTAAATCCCTTAGCAGCTAAAAAACAATTAGAACAAGGAACATTAAGAAGTTGGAAAACGGATAAACATGATGCCCATAAATTGGCACAAGTGCATCAACAAAATATTCGTCTAAAAAAAATACAACAACCTAGTGTTTATCATGAAATACGTGATTTATCTCGCTTTTATCAAGAAGTAGAAGAGGATATGATATAA